Genomic segment of Xanthomonas sp. DAR 35659:
CCAGCGCGACGATGCCGGCGATCAGCGCCGTCAGCGACTGCATGCCCATCGCAAGCGGCAGCCACGATGCCAGCAGCAGGACCAGCATCGCCCCGCTGCCGCGTTGCGCGCAGCCCCGGTCCGCCCAGCGGCCGGCGCGCGCCGCCGCCAGCGCGCCGATCGCCCCGACCAGGCCGAATGCGCCGATCGTGGCGTGCGAATAGGTATACGGTTTCGCGCTCAGCGGCAGCACCAAGGCGGTCCAGAAGATCGAGAAGCTGGCGAACAGCAGCAGGGCGATGCCGCCACGGAGCTGCAGCACCCGTTCGTGCGCAAGCATGCGCAGCAGCGAGCGCAGCAAGGCCAGGTAGCCGGGCGGAGAGTGCGGCGGCGGCAGCGCAGGCAAGGCCAGCCGCAGCGCCAGCAGCAACACCAGCATCGCCGCCGCGGAGACGGCATACACGGCACGCCAGCCTCCCAGGTCGGCGATGGCGCCGGCCAGCACGCGCGCCAGCAGTAGACCGATGACCACGCCCGCCTGCGCGGCACCGACCACCCGGCCGCGCTCCGCCGGCGCGGCGCTGGCCGCGGCATAGGCGATCAGGCCCTGGGTCATCGCGGTGCCCAGCAAGCCCAGCGCCAGCATTCCGGCCACCAACACCGGCAGCGACGGCGCCGCCGCCACGGCCAGCAGCGCCAGCAGCAATGCGGCGCCCTGCCACAGCATCAACGGGCGCCGCGCGTAGCGGTCGCCCAGCGGAACCACCAGCAACAGGGCCAGCGCGCACCCAGCCTGGGTCGCGCCGATCAGGCCGCCGACCGCGCCGGGGTCGATGGAGAATTCCGCCGCCAGCGCATCCAGCAAGGGCTGCGCGTAGTACACGTTGGCCACGCTGGTGCCGCTGGCGCAGGCGAACAGCAGCACCTGCGCGCGGCGCAGCGGGGGCGCGGCGAGCGCCGCGACGGGGTCGCGATCGGCTGGGGCGGACGAGGGTGCGGACATCGCAATCCGGTTGCAATTAAAAACCACACAAGGTGGTCGAGTTGGTTTTAAAATGCAACCGGATAGTCGCGATCGAATGGGAGCACGCATGGCCAGACGCAGCAACGACCCGGCACCCCCGTGCCCGGTGGCGCGCACGGTGGACCTGCTCGGCGAGCGCTGGGCGTTGCTGATCGTGCGCGACGCCTTCGACGGGATCCGCCGGTTCGGCGACTTCCAGCGCAGCCTGGGCGTGGCGCGCAACATCCTGGCCGACCGCCTGCGGCGGCTGGTCGAGGCGCAGATCCTGGCGTTGCGGCCCGCGGCCGACGGCAGCGCCTATCAGGAATACGTGCTCACCGAGCAGGGCGAGCAACTGTTCCCGTTGCTGCTGGCGTTGCGCCAATGGGGCGAGCGGCACCTGTTCGCGCCGGGCGAGGCGCACTCGCGCCTGCTCGATCGGCGCACCGGCAAGCCGCTGCCGGCGATGCTGCCGCGCGATGGCGCCGGCCGCGCGCTCACGCCGCAACAGACGCTGCTGCGCAAGCTGGACGTTGCCGACGGCGGCAGGTGACCGCGTACCGCGGCGTCAGCCCTGCCGTGTTACGCGCGTCAGCCGTCGCGAGGCGACGGTGGCGCAGCAGGCATGGCGCTGGCGGCACCGGATCGGCGAAAATGCTGCCGGACCAGCCTGTCCCGGTCCGTCGCCCGCCTTCCGCGCGCCGCCACCCCCGGGCCTGCCGCACCGTCGCCACCCGCTGTCTCCCTCGGCGTTTCGCCGCGCCTTCGCCATGGCTGCCGCCGCTCATTCCGGATCCGTCTTGAACACCACCGCCTCGCCCCCAGCCACCGACGACCTGCCCCTCACCGAGCGCCTGCGCGTCGCCCTGGACCTGCTCGAAGCCATCGACGCCGACCGTAGCGTGCTTGACGCGCTGCCCGAGGCCGACCGCGTGCGCCTGCACCAGGTCGTCGCCAAGGTCTATCACCCCGAGCCCAAGGCGCGCCGGCAACTGCTCAAGCAGCAGGCGCGCGAACGCCACCAGGAGAAGGTGCGCAAGGCCGAGGCGCTGCTCGAGCAGACCGGCATCCGCGCGCTGCGGCGCAAGCCGGTGTTCAGCACGCCGAACTACTTCCCGCCGCATGCCGCCGGCCTGCACGATGCGCGCAACGCCGCGGCCGAGGAACCGGCGGCGGCCCACTCGCCCGAGCTGCGCCACTGCTACGTGTGCAAGCAGAAGTTCACCCAGTTGCACCATTTCTACGACCAGATGTGCCCGGCCTGCGCCGAGCTGAACTACTTCAAGCGCACCGAGACCGCCGACCTGCGCGGGCGCGTGGCCTTGCTGACCGGCGGCCGGGTCAAGATCGGCTACCAGGCCGGCCTGAAGCTGCTGCGCGCCGGCGCCGAGTTGATCGTGACCACGCGCTTCCCGCGCGATTCGGCCGCGCGCTACGCGCAGGAGCCGGACTTCGCCGAGTGGGGCCACCGCCTGCAGGTATTCGGCCTGGACCTGCGCCACACGCCCAGCGTCGAGGCGTTCTGCAGCCAGTTGCTGGCCACGCGCGAGCGCCTGGACTTCATCGTCAACAACGCCTGCCAGACCGTGCGCCGGCCGCCGCAGTTCTACGCGCACATGATGGCCGGCGAGACCGCCGCGCTGCACGAACTGCCCGAGCACGTGCGTCGCCTGGTCGGCCACTACGAAGGCCTGCGCAGCCCGGAGCTGCTGCCGGCCGCGTCGGCGACCACGCTGCCGGCGGGCTTGGGCCATGGCATCAGCGGCGCCGATGGCCTGACCCGCGCCGCCGAACTGTCGCAGGTGCCGTTGCTGGCCGATGAACTGCTCGGCCAGCAACACCTGTTTCCCGAAGGTCGCCTGGACCAGGACCTGCAGCAGGTCGACCTGCGCGGGCGCAATTCGTGGCGCCTGCTGATGGCCGAGGTGCCGTCGGTGGAATTGCTGGAGACGCAACTGGTCAACGCCATCGCGCCGTTCATCATCAACGCGCGGCTCAAGCCGTTGATGCTGCGCACGCCCGAGCGCGACAAGCACATCGTCAACGTCTCGGCGATGGAAGGGCAGTTCTACCGCAACTTCAAGACCACCCGGCACCCGCACACCAACATGGCCAAGGCCGCGTTGAACATGATGACGCGGACCTCGGCGGCCGATTACCAGAACGACGGCATCCACATGAACAGCGTGGACACCGGCTGGGTCACCGACGAGGATCCGGCCGAGATCGCCGCGCGCAAGGTGCAGGAAGAGCGCTTCCATCCGCCGCTGGACATCGTCGACGGCGCTGCGCGCATCGTCGACCCGATCATCCATGGCTTCAACACCGGCGAGCACGTGTGGGGCCAGTTCCTGAAGGATTACGCGCCGACGGATTGGTGAGGCTGGCCGCGGGGAGGACGGCGACATCGGTGCATCCGGCGCCGCGTTGCGCGCTCGTCCCGGTGACGGCCAGACGCCGCTGGGGCGCGCGGGAGCGATAGCCCATGCCAGGCGCCGCTGCGCATGGAACGGCTGGAAGCGGTATCGCGGCCGTGCGGGACGCCTTGCCTCGCGCCCGCCGGCGCGAGGACAGGCAGTACGCTACCGCGCTACTCGGTCTCGGTGCGGGCCGGCGCCGCTGCGCCGTCCTTCTCGCGGCCCCAGAATTCCACCAGGATGGTCATCGCGGTCCACACGATCAGCGTGGGCTGGACCTTGCCGGGGATGATGTCGTGTCCCTTGAGCATCAGGTCGATCATTCCCGGGAACGTCAGCACGAGCACCACCGTATAGATCGCGTAGGCGATCCGATGCCGGCTGCTGGTGATGAAGAGGATGGAGACGACGATGCCGGCAAGCATCGCCAGCACCACCCCGAACTGCCAGTTGCCGAGCTTCTCGGTGCCAGTGAGGGCCAGGCCCAGCACGGCGCCGAAGAACATGTTCATGCCGTTGAGGTTCGCCTGGTATTCGTCCCCGGTCATCTTGCCGAGGCCGAGCTTGCCGAAGCTGCCGCCGATTTTTTTCCACATAGCTCCTCCCCATCGCGCCGGCAATGCGCGTCATCGCACCGGCTGTATCGCACTGCTGCACGCGATGCCTGCGCCCCCGCGCGGCATCCGCCCTGTTCCCCGTCCGTCCGATGCCGGTCGGCATCCGCGGCCCAGGCCAACTGTAGCGGAGTTTGGCGCCGGCGACAGCGGCAACCGTGCGCAGGGCGCCGCTACCCGATGAAGCTCCGCCGTGACGCGGTTGCGATGCTGGCCGCGGCCAAGCGTCTGACCGAATAGTGCCGCCGGGAGATACCCGATCGTTCGCGTGTGCGCCCCGTGCCCAGTGGCGCGTGCGCGTCGATGTACTTACTGCGATCGTGTCTGCCGTGTCTGTTCCATGGGGGCGCGTGTGAGGCGCTCCGGGTGTCGCGCCAAACTGTCGCCAGCTGCGGCGCTAACCCAGATCCAGCAGTTCTCCGCGGACGCCACTGGGGGCCAGATGCAGATAGCCGACGCTAATCGGCAGGCGGAAGCGGCGCGGGCCGGCGCTGCCGGGATTGATGTACAGCACGCCATCGCGTGGCTGCAGCGACGGCATGTGCGAATGCCCGCCGACCACCACGTCCACATCGGCCGCCACCTGCGCCAGAGTCTTCAGATCGTGGCGCACGTGCAGGCGCACGCCGGCGATCTCGACGTCCAGGGTCTCGGGCAGCGCCTGTGCCCACGGTGCGGTATCGATGTTGCCGCGGATCGCATGCAGCGGCGCGATCGCGCGCAGGGCATCGAGGATCTCCGGCTTGCCGATGTCGCCGGCATGCACGATCGCGGCGCAGCCCTGCATCGCCGCAAGTGCCTGCGGCCGCAGCAGCCCATGGGTGTCGGAGATCAGGCCGATCCGCAGCGGGCGGGTGGGAGGCATCGTGCTGCCCGCAGTGGAGAGAGATGGCTAGCCTAACCGGCGGAGACGTCAGGTTGTGTCGTCGGGCGGTGTTGCTTCCGCGTCGCTCGTGCGCGAGCACCGGCCTCACTCATTCCGCACGTCCCAATTGGCCGGCGAGTTCAGTGTGAAGCGCATACTGCTCGGCGACGTCGACCAACGTGCGGGAGCTGCGTGTAACGGAGCCTTCCTCGGTCGAAAGAAACGGAAAGAAGCTGAAGCACTGGTCGCCGCCGGCCTGCTGCGCGTCGGTCTCCCAATCGGGCCAGCGCAACCCTTCGTAGAAGACGCCCAATCGGTCGCTGAGCGCCCAGCGCAGGAAATCGGAGTAGCCGATCTCCATGGCTTCCCATTGCAGCGTGTCGGGCGCGAAGTAGTACATCGCGCCCGGATCCTGTCCCAGGCCGCCGCCGTTGATCGCGAAGAAGCCGCCGACCAGATCGTCCGCCACCATGAGATGCCCGGAAGAGCGGCCGGCGTTCCAGCCGACGATGTCGCGCGGCAGACGCGGATGGCCGGACCCGAGGATGCGCAGCCAGCCGTGGTCGATCAGTAGCCCGCCGGTCTCGTACGCGATCGCGCCCATCGGCGACCGCGTCGTGACCTGAAGGCCGACCAGCGCATCCCCGCGCTGCGATGACGGCGGAAGCAGTTCGAACGGACGCTCGGCTTCGGCAAGCCATTGCCGCACCAGCGGCATCGCCGGGTCGTCGTGGTCGATCAACTCTTGAAGCGTGCGCATGCGGCGTCCTGCATCCGGTTTGCGGATGTTGCGAAATGGGGTGGAAGCTTGATTGGTCGAACCGCGTGGCTGCCGGCCGCGCGACGCCACCGCGTTCGAGCGGTGCAATCCTGCACACGGCCTCAGCAGCGCGCGGCGATGGTCTGCCGATCCAACCTGGGCGGGCGGAGTCGCACAATGGTGCCGCCGACCTCAGGATGCAACCACATAGGCGTTCAATTCGGCCATCAGGCCGTCTTCGAAGCGCCACACGTCGCAGTACGCGTGCGTGGTTGCCTGCCCGTTCGCATCCTTCAGGGTGATCTCGCCGATCGCGGCAACAAACGGGCCTTCCGCGATCATGCGATGCACCTGGAACACCGGCGGCGCCTTGTACGCCTCGGTCATCCACTGGCGTACCGCGTCCTTGCCGCGCAAGGTGCGCTCGCCGATGAAGTTCCACACGGTGTCTTCGGTGCAATGCCGAAGGAAGCCATCGAAGTCTGCGCGGGAGATGGCCGCGTTGGCCTTGTTCAGTGTTTCCTTGTGCAGGTCCGACATGGTGCTTTCCCGATCGACGGATGCGTGCACGCTAGCGAACCGCGCGTTGCCGTTCCGTCATGACGCCACGTGCCGCGCAACGCGCCTTCTCCGTCGCCGCACGGGGACTGTCAGTCGCCCGGCTTGGCCGGCCAGGCCAGATCGACGAGGTCGCCGATCTCCATCGACCGGTCGGCTCCGCGCATCGCGTCCTTCCATTCCTGCGGCGACGGACTCGGACGCGTGGTTGGTGCGGCGCCCCACAGCGTGGTGTTGATCGCGAAGACCACGACGCCGCCCTTGGCCTGGAACGGCGGCACCCGCTCCAGCGACGTTGCCAGCCGCGTGGAGACCGGCGCGGGAAGGGCCGGGGAAAAATCCAGCCAGACCTTGGAGCGTCCGCCGGGCCGCACCGCGACCACGATGAAGCCGGCGGCAGGCGCTGGCTTGGCCGCCTCCGACAGACTGGCCTGCGCGGCGGCGTTGACGGATTTGATGAAGTTGGAGAGGTCGTCGACCTGGACGCGCTGGCTCAGCACGCTGTCCGGCTGCAGCAGCATGAGATTCTGCATGGCGTACGGCTGCGCCGCGAACGTGGGGCCGCTGATGAGCATGGCCAGCAGGGCGATGATGGATTTCATGGGAGGTCCAGTGGCCGAACCAGGCCTGGTTGGGAGACGGATGGAGTGGAGAGGACAGCCGTCCTGCCTCGGTGCAGGGAGCATGGACCGACTGACGTGGAACCGGGCCGAGCGCGGCGAGCGGCGTGGGCGGGCATGAGCACCGGGCTATGTCGCCGCATCGTCGTCCTCAGGATGCAGGCCGAGCAGCGTTTGCTCGAAGCCGACGATGCTCACCGTCTTGTAGTCGATCATCCGAATGCGCGACACGGCAAGCTGGACCAGCGAGGGCTCTGCGCCGAGCAACCGATCCTTCACCCCGGCA
This window contains:
- a CDS encoding MFS transporter, which codes for MSAPSSAPADRDPVAALAAPPLRRAQVLLFACASGTSVANVYYAQPLLDALAAEFSIDPGAVGGLIGATQAGCALALLLVVPLGDRYARRPLMLWQGAALLLALLAVAAAPSLPVLVAGMLALGLLGTAMTQGLIAYAAASAAPAERGRVVGAAQAGVVIGLLLARVLAGAIADLGGWRAVYAVSAAAMLVLLLALRLALPALPPPHSPPGYLALLRSLLRMLAHERVLQLRGGIALLLFASFSIFWTALVLPLSAKPYTYSHATIGAFGLVGAIGALAAARAGRWADRGCAQRGSGAMLVLLLASWLPLAMGMQSLTALIAGIVALDMAGQAIHVLNQSLIFRGDAQAHSRRVAGYMLFYALGSGLGAIGSTTAYARFGWAGVCTLGAATSAAALLFWAATRRWMPAEPGGERGATR
- a CDS encoding winged helix-turn-helix transcriptional regulator produces the protein MARRSNDPAPPCPVARTVDLLGERWALLIVRDAFDGIRRFGDFQRSLGVARNILADRLRRLVEAQILALRPAADGSAYQEYVLTEQGEQLFPLLLALRQWGERHLFAPGEAHSRLLDRRTGKPLPAMLPRDGAGRALTPQQTLLRKLDVADGGR
- a CDS encoding SDR family NAD(P)-dependent oxidoreductase, which codes for MAAAAHSGSVLNTTASPPATDDLPLTERLRVALDLLEAIDADRSVLDALPEADRVRLHQVVAKVYHPEPKARRQLLKQQARERHQEKVRKAEALLEQTGIRALRRKPVFSTPNYFPPHAAGLHDARNAAAEEPAAAHSPELRHCYVCKQKFTQLHHFYDQMCPACAELNYFKRTETADLRGRVALLTGGRVKIGYQAGLKLLRAGAELIVTTRFPRDSAARYAQEPDFAEWGHRLQVFGLDLRHTPSVEAFCSQLLATRERLDFIVNNACQTVRRPPQFYAHMMAGETAALHELPEHVRRLVGHYEGLRSPELLPAASATTLPAGLGHGISGADGLTRAAELSQVPLLADELLGQQHLFPEGRLDQDLQQVDLRGRNSWRLLMAEVPSVELLETQLVNAIAPFIINARLKPLMLRTPERDKHIVNVSAMEGQFYRNFKTTRHPHTNMAKAALNMMTRTSAADYQNDGIHMNSVDTGWVTDEDPAEIAARKVQEERFHPPLDIVDGAARIVDPIIHGFNTGEHVWGQFLKDYAPTDW
- a CDS encoding metallophosphoesterase family protein, with protein sequence MPPTRPLRIGLISDTHGLLRPQALAAMQGCAAIVHAGDIGKPEILDALRAIAPLHAIRGNIDTAPWAQALPETLDVEIAGVRLHVRHDLKTLAQVAADVDVVVGGHSHMPSLQPRDGVLYINPGSAGPRRFRLPISVGYLHLAPSGVRGELLDLG
- a CDS encoding DUF2625 domain-containing protein, which translates into the protein MRTLQELIDHDDPAMPLVRQWLAEAERPFELLPPSSQRGDALVGLQVTTRSPMGAIAYETGGLLIDHGWLRILGSGHPRLPRDIVGWNAGRSSGHLMVADDLVGGFFAINGGGLGQDPGAMYYFAPDTLQWEAMEIGYSDFLRWALSDRLGVFYEGLRWPDWETDAQQAGGDQCFSFFPFLSTEEGSVTRSSRTLVDVAEQYALHTELAGQLGRAE
- a CDS encoding nuclear transport factor 2 family protein, encoding MSDLHKETLNKANAAISRADFDGFLRHCTEDTVWNFIGERTLRGKDAVRQWMTEAYKAPPVFQVHRMIAEGPFVAAIGEITLKDANGQATTHAYCDVWRFEDGLMAELNAYVVAS